CTCTCCGAAATACTGCACGAGGTTGTAGGTGAAGGAATCGTAGTTGTCGATCATCAGCAGCATGGCAATGCTCCTGCCTCAGTCGAGCGGGCTGTCGAGCCCGGACTGCGCCATCTCCGCC
This genomic window from Betaproteobacteria bacterium contains:
- a CDS encoding anthranilate/aminodeoxychorismate synthase component II (TrpG; with TrpE catalyzes the formation of anthranilate and glutamate from chorismate and glutamine; TrpG provides the glutamine amidotransferase activity); translated protein: MLLMIDNYDSFTYNLVQYFGE